A part of Drosophila ananassae strain 14024-0371.13 chromosome 2R, ASM1763931v2, whole genome shotgun sequence genomic DNA contains:
- the LOC6506911 gene encoding phosphatidylinositol N-acetylglucosaminyltransferase subunit C encodes MVKKEKPKRAPWVKNLYSNREYPDNYTDASFLKDLRTNLHVRIYTYPEALAGATVLSNQISCITGFLILYQLLLSDRVTPTTILVPSCGVTGIGYLCYRGRSLSLALLGEDSKTLLTVVFFGYLFSPMLHTLTQAISTDTIYTMTFFVLLANLVFSDYGLDVAMVSKAISLNAAIFGAICLASRLLTSYHAFVLLVEAAVYFVLYPIMTEASWSPVFMVPIFAVCCSALYWISQPVLYLYASTIIFINFICPFIFVRLQQYKFNIHGPWDEAIVEENTDENLDENL; translated from the exons ATGGTTAAAAAGGAGAAACCGAAACGAGCTCCATGGGTGAAGAACCTCTACTCGAACCGGGAGTATCCCGACAACTACACAGATGCCAGCTTTCTCAAGGATCTCCGCACGAACTTGCACGTCAGGATATACACATACCCGGAGGCGCTTGCCGGCGCCACTGTGCTGAGTAATCAAATATCCTGCATAACTGGCTTCCTTATTCTCTACCAACTGCTGCTCAGCGATAGAGTGACACCCACCACGATCCTGGTGCCTAGCTGCGGAGTCACTGGGATCGGCTATCTCTGCTATCGGGGCAGAAGTCTTAGCCTGGCACTCCTTGGCGAGGATTCCAAGACCCTGCTCACTGTGGTCTTTTTTGGATACCTGTTCTCCCCCATGCTGCACACCTTGACGCAAGCCATCAGCACGGACACCATCTACACGATGACCTTCTTTGTGCTGCTAGCTAATCTTGTGTTTAGCGACTATGGGTTGGATGTAGCCATGGTCTCCAAG GCCATCTCCCTTAATGCTGCCATTTTTGGAGCCATTTGCCTGGCCTCCCGCTTGCTGACGTCCTATCATGCGTTTGTGCTACTGGTCGAGGCCGCCGTTTATTTTGTGCTTTATCCGATTATGACGGAAGCGAGCTGGAGTCCTGTCTTCATGGTGCCCATCTTTGCCGTCTGCTGCTCAGCCTTGTACTGGATATCACAGCCCGTGCTCTACCTGTACGCCTCCACCATAATTTTCATCAACTTCATCTGCCCCTTTATATTTGTGAGGCTTCAGCAATACAAGTTCAACATTCACGGACCTTGGGACGAGGCCATCGTCGAGGAGAACACCGACGAGAACCTGGATGAGAACTTATAG
- the LOC6493085 gene encoding failed axon connections isoform X1: MATEVAQIPAEETPAVAASTENAEQADKPAAATEAAPAAAAPAEKEGAGDAAQDKDNKEEKADGAAGDGEAKKEEATAVAKTDAPPPAQKFNVHKANFEKDIIYLYQFSRTPLLPSLSPYCLKVETWLRLVGLKYENVDHKMRFRSKKGQLPFIELNGEEIADSAIIIKELSAKYDKNLDAGLTAEQRNVSYATIAMLENHLIWIIFYWRAKYPDNVLKGYKVNLQHALGLRLPNSILNFFFKITFGRKWFQGTKKLKAHGIGVHSAEEIEEFGKSDLKVLSEMLDCKPFFFGDEPTTLDVVAFAVLSQLHYLSKDIAYPLRDYMTEKCPNLIGHVSRMKDKCFPDWDEICTKLDLNAHIPKPEPETKEGKEGGEQEKSNEQEGTEGDKIEKELEKDKSNEKESTEENKEKEETK, from the exons atggcAACTGAAGTAGCCCAGATTCCCGCTGAGGAAACGCCCGCGGTGGCGGCCAGCACAGAAAACGCGGAGCAGGCGGACAAGCCTGCAGCGGCGACCGAGGCCGCCCCCGCAGCCGCCGCCCCTGCCGAGAAGGAGGGCGCAGGCGATGCTGCCCAAGACAAGGATAACAAAGAGGAGAAGGCGGATGGGGCTGCCGGAGACGGTGAGGCCAAGAAGGAGGAGGCCACAGCGGTGGCCAAGACGGACGCTCCGCCGCCAGCCCAGAAGTTCAACGTGCACAAGGCTAACTTCGAGAAGGACATCATCTATCTGTACCAGTTCTCGCGCACCCCACTGCTGCCCTCCCTCTCGCCCTACTGCCTCAAGGTGGAGACCTGGCTGCGCCTAGTGGGTCTTAAGTACGAG AATGTTGATCATAAGATGCGCTTCCGCTCCAAGAAGGGTCAGCTACCGTTCATCGAGCTGAACGGCGAGGAGATCGCCGATTCTGCCATTATCATCAAGGAGCTGTCGGCCAAGTACGATAAGAACCTGGACGCCGGATTGACCGCCGAGCAGAGGAATGTGTCCTACGCCACGATTGCCATGTTGGAGAACCATCTCATCTGGATCATCTTCTACTGGCGGGCCAAGTATCCCGACAATGTGCTCAAGGGCTACAAGGTCAACTTGCAGCATGCTCTGGGCCTCCGGCTGCCCAACTCCATTCTCAACTTCTTCTTCAAGATAACCTTTGGTCGCAAG TGGTTCCAGGGCACGAAGAAGCTGAAGGCGCATGGCATTGGTGTCCACAGCGCCGAGGAGATCGAGGAGTTCGGCAAGAGCGATCTGAAGGTGCTCAGCGAGATGCTCGACTGCAAGCCGTTCTTCTTCGGTGACGAGCCCACTACATTGGATGTTGTGGCGTTTGCGGTCCTCTCGCAGCTCCACTATCTCTCCAAGGACATCGCATATCCTCTGCGCGACTACATGACTGAGAAGTGCCCCAACTTGATTGGTCATGTCTCGCGCATGAAGGACAAGTGCTTCCCCGACTGGGACGAGATCTGCACGAAGCTGGATCTCAATGCGCACATTCCCAAGCCAGA GCCAGAGACTAAGGAGGGCAAGGAAGGCGGTGAGCAGGAGAAATCAAATGAACAGGAGGGCACCGAGGGCGACAAGATCGAGAAGGAGTTGGAGAAGGACAAG TCGAACGAGAAGGAGTCGACCGAGGAGAACAAAGAGAAGGAGGAAACAAAGTAA
- the LOC6506910 gene encoding serine incorporator 1 isoform X2 gives MGAVLGLCSAAQCAMCCGGTAASMCCSACPNCTNSSSSRFMYAFMLLVGTILGAIALSPGLQETLKKMPFCINSTSTYSAGALSTFSGGSLQADCDFALGYMAVYRLCFGLACFFALMALIMIGVKSSRDPRSSIQNNFWPLKFLICFGAAIGAIFIPDGSFGPSMMWVGLIGGLVFILIQLVIIVDFAHTLAENWIESAENSRGYYYLLAGVTLLGYILSLTGITLLYIYFTTSTACGINKFFISINLILCVVISVISILPAVQERLHHSGLLQSSLVTLYTVYLTWSAVANNPEKECNPGMFGLMESLSNATTTPAPSTHNSKVTFDTTNIIGLVVWLLCILYNCISSAVEVSKITHDNSEKREALSDTEAGTDANGKSSTDTETEGVFYSWSMFHIVFVCASLYVMMTLTNWYQPNSDIKLFNANEASMWVKIISSWLGVFIYGWSLTAPIILPNRDFS, from the exons ATGGGAGCTGTCCTGGGACTCTGTTCCGCCGCCCAG TGCGCTATGTGCTGCGGAGGCACTGCTGCCAGCATGTGCTGCTCGGCCTGCCCCAACTGCAccaactcctcctcctcgcgcTTCATGTACGCCTTCATGCTGTTGGTGGGCACGATCCTGGGAGCCATTGCCCTCTCTCCGGGCTTGCAGGAGACTCTGAAGAAGATGCCCTTCTGCATCAACTCGACTTCCACGTATAGCGCCGGTGCCCTAAGCACATTCTCCGGAGGATCCTTGCAAGCCGACTGTGACTTCGCCCTGGGCTACATGGCCGTTTACAGGCTCTGCTTCGGCTTGGCCTGCTTCTTCGCCCTGATGGCTCTAATTATGATAGGTGTGAAGAGTTCGAGGGACCCGCGATCCAGCATCCAGAACAATTTCTGGCCGCTGAAGTTTCTGATCTGCTTTGGAGCTGCCATTGGCGCCATCTTCATACCGGACGGGTCCTTTGGCCCCTCCATGATGTGGGTGGGGCTAATAGGTGGTCTGGTCTTCATACTCATTCAGCTGGTGATTATTGTGGATTTCGCCCACACTCTGGCTGAGAACTGGATAG AGAGCGCCGAAAACAGTCGTGGGTATTATTATCTTCTAGCTGGGGTCACTCTGCTGGGCTACATCTTATCGTTGACTGGGATTACGCTGCTCTATATCTACTTCACCACT TCCACTGCTTGCGGCATCAACAAGTTCTTCATCTCCATAAACTTGATTCTCTGTGTGGTCATCAGCGTGATCTCGATTCTGCCGGCTGTCCAGGAGCGCTTGCACCACTCAGGACTGTTGCAGAGCTCTCTGGTTACCCTGTACACGGTCTACTTGACCTGGTCGGCTGTGGCCAACAACCCGG AGAAAGAATGCAATCCCGGAATGTTTGGTCTGATGGAGAGCCTAAGCAACGCCACCACCACTCCGGCCCCATCGACCCACAACTCCAAGGTTACCTTCGATACCACCAACATCATCGGCTTGGTCGTGTGGCTCCTGTGCATTCTGTACAACTGCATCAGCTCGGCGGTGGAGGTGTCCAAGATCACCCACGATAACAGCGAGAAGCGTG AAGCTCTATCAGACACAGAGGCAGGCACGGATGCCAACGGCAAGTCCAGCACCGACACCGAGACCGAAGGCGTCTTCTACTCCTGGTCCATGTTCCACATTGTCTTCGTGTGCGCCTCGCTCTATGTTATGATGACCCTGACCAACTGGTACCA ACCCAACTCGGACATTAAGCTGTTTAATGCTAATGAGGCTTCCATGTGGGTGAAGATCATCTCCAGCTGGCTGGGCGTTTTCATTTACGGCTGGAGCTTGACTGCCCCGATTATTCTACCCAATCGCGACTTTAGTTAA
- the LOC6493084 gene encoding probable glutamate--tRNA ligase, mitochondrial, with protein sequence MWKFSQRYFFRSGLHRTYSQSQSPVRVRFAPSPTGYLHLGGLRTALYNFLYARHLNGKFLLRIEDTDQTRLVPGASERLVEDLLWAGIEIDEGPGFGGQFGPYVQSQRTEIYSKAIEELLDNGTAYRCFCTERRLDLLRKEAVRARQVPRYDNKCRHLTKAEEDTLLDRGTPHCIRFKLTDHEEPLDDLIYGKVHHNVSDNEGDPVVMKSDQFPTYHFANVVDDHLMGITHVLRGVEWQISTTKHLLLYKAFGWQPPKFGHLPLLVNADGTKLSKRQGDVGIQHFREKGYFPLSLLNYVVSAGGGFEHRSSGKQQLLSVPELSERFLIERVNSHPSRLNPELLEDLNRLEIEQRLADGESRLQLVGNVQELVRKAYPQHSNLDLAEGHIVEVLRWSSQRLTLLQDLTSSKLSFLWVKPSSYELKDLSPEQLNTLLDELDAHEKFDKDDLNARLKSFAQKENIKFPLMMKSLRAALSGLKEGPGVAEMMEILGKAVTLERLKEALPHDKIHLKQKS encoded by the exons atgtggaaaTTTAGCCAGAGATACTTCTTTCGGTCGGGTCTGCACCGCACCTACTCCCAATCCCAAAGCCCAGTGCGAGTGCGGTTTGCTCCCAGTCCTACGGGATACTTGCATTTGGGAGGTCTCCGCACGGCATTGTACAACTTTCTTTACGCCCGGCATTTGAATGGAAAGTTCCTGCTCCGGATCGAGGACACGGACCAAACGCGTCTGGTTCCAGGTGCCAGTGAACGCCTGGTGGAGGACCTACTCTGGGCGGGCATAGAAATCGACGAGGGTCCTGGTTTTGGCGGCCAATTTGGACCGTATGTGCAGAGCCAAAGAACTGAGATATACAG CAAAGCCATCGAGGAGCTACTGGATAATGGCACTGCCTACAGGTGCTTCTGCACTGAAAGACGTCTGGATCTGTTGCGTAAGGAGGCGGTCAGAGCTCGGCAGGTTCCACGCTACGATAACAAATGCCGGCATCTCACAAAAGCAGAAGAGGACACCCTCCTGGACAGGGGAACACCAcattgcatccgatttaagcTAACCGACCACGAGGAGCCACTGGATGATCTCATATACGGAAAAGTCCATCACAATGTCAGCGACAACGAGGGCGATCCGGTGGTTATGAAGAGCGATCAGTTTCCCACCTACCACTTTGCGAACGTGGTCGACGACCATCTGATGGGCATCACTCACGTCCTGAGAGGAGTGGAGTGGCAGATATCCACCACCAAGCACCTCCTGCTCTACAA AGCATTTGGCTGGCAGCCTCCCAAATTCGGTCATCTGCCGCTCCTGGTAAACGCCGATGGCACAAAACTTAGCAAACGACAAGGTGACGTAGGCATCCAGCACTTCCGCGAGAAGGGATACTTTCCATTGTCTCTACTGAACTATGTGGTATCCGCGGGCGGGGGCTTCGAGCACAGGAGCAGTGGAAAACAGCAGCTTCTCAGTGTGCCGGAGCTGTCCGAGCGATTCCTTATAGAGCGGGTCAACTCCCATCCCAGTAGATTAAATCCTGAGCTGCTGGAAGATCTGAATCGACTCGAAATAGAGCAGCGATTGGCGGATGGGGAGAGCCGGTTGCAGTTGGTCGGAAACGTTCAGGAACTAGTCAGAAAAGCCTATCCACAACA TTCAAACCTGGACCTGGCTGAGGGGCACATAGTGGAGGTCTTGCGTTGGTCATCACAGCGTCTGACTCTCCTGCAGGATTTGACCAGCAGCAAGCTGAGCTTCCTGTGGGTCAAGCCATCAAGTTACGAGCTGAAAGACCTCTCGCCAGAGCAACTGAACACCTTACTGGATGAACTGGACGCACATGAGAAGTTCGACAAGGACGACCTCAATGCCAGACTGAAAAGCTTTGCCCAAAAGGAGAACATCAAGTTCCCGCTGATGATGAAGAGTCTACGGGCTGCGCTGAGTGGCTTGAAAGAAGGACCAGGCGTGGCTGAAATGATGGAGATCCTGGGAAAGGCCGTCACCCTGGAACGGCTGAAGGAAGCCCTTCCCCATGACAAGATCCACTTGAAACAAAAGTCCTAA
- the LOC6506910 gene encoding serine incorporator 1 isoform X1: MGAVLGLCSAAQCAMCCGGTAASMCCSACPNCTNSSSSRFMYAFMLLVGTILGAIALSPGLQETLKKMPFCINSTSTYSAGALSTFSGGSLQADCDFALGYMAVYRLCFGLACFFALMALIMIGVKSSRDPRSSIQNNFWPLKFLICFGAAIGAIFIPDGSFGPSMMWVGLIGGLVFILIQLVIIVDFAHTLAENWIESAENSRGYYYLLAGVTLLGYILSLTGITLLYIYFTTSTACGINKFFISINLILCVVISVISILPAVQERLHHSGLLQSSLVTLYTVYLTWSAVANNPEKECNPGMFGLMESLSNATTTPAPSTHNSKVTFDTTNIIGLVVWLLCILYNCISSAVEVSKITHDNSEKRVLTEALSDTEAGTDANGKSSTDTETEGVFYSWSMFHIVFVCASLYVMMTLTNWYQPNSDIKLFNANEASMWVKIISSWLGVFIYGWSLTAPIILPNRDFS; encoded by the exons ATGGGAGCTGTCCTGGGACTCTGTTCCGCCGCCCAG TGCGCTATGTGCTGCGGAGGCACTGCTGCCAGCATGTGCTGCTCGGCCTGCCCCAACTGCAccaactcctcctcctcgcgcTTCATGTACGCCTTCATGCTGTTGGTGGGCACGATCCTGGGAGCCATTGCCCTCTCTCCGGGCTTGCAGGAGACTCTGAAGAAGATGCCCTTCTGCATCAACTCGACTTCCACGTATAGCGCCGGTGCCCTAAGCACATTCTCCGGAGGATCCTTGCAAGCCGACTGTGACTTCGCCCTGGGCTACATGGCCGTTTACAGGCTCTGCTTCGGCTTGGCCTGCTTCTTCGCCCTGATGGCTCTAATTATGATAGGTGTGAAGAGTTCGAGGGACCCGCGATCCAGCATCCAGAACAATTTCTGGCCGCTGAAGTTTCTGATCTGCTTTGGAGCTGCCATTGGCGCCATCTTCATACCGGACGGGTCCTTTGGCCCCTCCATGATGTGGGTGGGGCTAATAGGTGGTCTGGTCTTCATACTCATTCAGCTGGTGATTATTGTGGATTTCGCCCACACTCTGGCTGAGAACTGGATAG AGAGCGCCGAAAACAGTCGTGGGTATTATTATCTTCTAGCTGGGGTCACTCTGCTGGGCTACATCTTATCGTTGACTGGGATTACGCTGCTCTATATCTACTTCACCACT TCCACTGCTTGCGGCATCAACAAGTTCTTCATCTCCATAAACTTGATTCTCTGTGTGGTCATCAGCGTGATCTCGATTCTGCCGGCTGTCCAGGAGCGCTTGCACCACTCAGGACTGTTGCAGAGCTCTCTGGTTACCCTGTACACGGTCTACTTGACCTGGTCGGCTGTGGCCAACAACCCGG AGAAAGAATGCAATCCCGGAATGTTTGGTCTGATGGAGAGCCTAAGCAACGCCACCACCACTCCGGCCCCATCGACCCACAACTCCAAGGTTACCTTCGATACCACCAACATCATCGGCTTGGTCGTGTGGCTCCTGTGCATTCTGTACAACTGCATCAGCTCGGCGGTGGAGGTGTCCAAGATCACCCACGATAACAGCGAGAAGCGTG TTTTAACAGAAGCTCTATCAGACACAGAGGCAGGCACGGATGCCAACGGCAAGTCCAGCACCGACACCGAGACCGAAGGCGTCTTCTACTCCTGGTCCATGTTCCACATTGTCTTCGTGTGCGCCTCGCTCTATGTTATGATGACCCTGACCAACTGGTACCA ACCCAACTCGGACATTAAGCTGTTTAATGCTAATGAGGCTTCCATGTGGGTGAAGATCATCTCCAGCTGGCTGGGCGTTTTCATTTACGGCTGGAGCTTGACTGCCCCGATTATTCTACCCAATCGCGACTTTAGTTAA
- the LOC6493085 gene encoding failed axon connections isoform X2, giving the protein MATEVAQIPAEETPAVAASTENAEQADKPAAATEAAPAAAAPAEKEGAGDAAQDKDNKEEKADGAAGDGEAKKEEATAVAKTDAPPPAQKFNVHKANFEKDIIYLYQFSRTPLLPSLSPYCLKVETWLRLVGLKYENVDHKMRFRSKKGQLPFIELNGEEIADSAIIIKELSAKYDKNLDAGLTAEQRNVSYATIAMLENHLIWIIFYWRAKYPDNVLKGYKVNLQHALGLRLPNSILNFFFKITFGRKGTKKLKAHGIGVHSAEEIEEFGKSDLKVLSEMLDCKPFFFGDEPTTLDVVAFAVLSQLHYLSKDIAYPLRDYMTEKCPNLIGHVSRMKDKCFPDWDEICTKLDLNAHIPKPEPETKEGKEGGEQEKSNEQEGTEGDKIEKELEKDKSNEKESTEENKEKEETK; this is encoded by the exons atggcAACTGAAGTAGCCCAGATTCCCGCTGAGGAAACGCCCGCGGTGGCGGCCAGCACAGAAAACGCGGAGCAGGCGGACAAGCCTGCAGCGGCGACCGAGGCCGCCCCCGCAGCCGCCGCCCCTGCCGAGAAGGAGGGCGCAGGCGATGCTGCCCAAGACAAGGATAACAAAGAGGAGAAGGCGGATGGGGCTGCCGGAGACGGTGAGGCCAAGAAGGAGGAGGCCACAGCGGTGGCCAAGACGGACGCTCCGCCGCCAGCCCAGAAGTTCAACGTGCACAAGGCTAACTTCGAGAAGGACATCATCTATCTGTACCAGTTCTCGCGCACCCCACTGCTGCCCTCCCTCTCGCCCTACTGCCTCAAGGTGGAGACCTGGCTGCGCCTAGTGGGTCTTAAGTACGAG AATGTTGATCATAAGATGCGCTTCCGCTCCAAGAAGGGTCAGCTACCGTTCATCGAGCTGAACGGCGAGGAGATCGCCGATTCTGCCATTATCATCAAGGAGCTGTCGGCCAAGTACGATAAGAACCTGGACGCCGGATTGACCGCCGAGCAGAGGAATGTGTCCTACGCCACGATTGCCATGTTGGAGAACCATCTCATCTGGATCATCTTCTACTGGCGGGCCAAGTATCCCGACAATGTGCTCAAGGGCTACAAGGTCAACTTGCAGCATGCTCTGGGCCTCCGGCTGCCCAACTCCATTCTCAACTTCTTCTTCAAGATAACCTTTGGTCGCAAG GGCACGAAGAAGCTGAAGGCGCATGGCATTGGTGTCCACAGCGCCGAGGAGATCGAGGAGTTCGGCAAGAGCGATCTGAAGGTGCTCAGCGAGATGCTCGACTGCAAGCCGTTCTTCTTCGGTGACGAGCCCACTACATTGGATGTTGTGGCGTTTGCGGTCCTCTCGCAGCTCCACTATCTCTCCAAGGACATCGCATATCCTCTGCGCGACTACATGACTGAGAAGTGCCCCAACTTGATTGGTCATGTCTCGCGCATGAAGGACAAGTGCTTCCCCGACTGGGACGAGATCTGCACGAAGCTGGATCTCAATGCGCACATTCCCAAGCCAGA GCCAGAGACTAAGGAGGGCAAGGAAGGCGGTGAGCAGGAGAAATCAAATGAACAGGAGGGCACCGAGGGCGACAAGATCGAGAAGGAGTTGGAGAAGGACAAG TCGAACGAGAAGGAGTCGACCGAGGAGAACAAAGAGAAGGAGGAAACAAAGTAA
- the LOC6506910 gene encoding serine incorporator 1 isoform X3, with product MGAVLGLCSAAQCAMCCGGTAASMCCSACPNCTNSSSSRFMYAFMLLVGTILGAIALSPGLQETLKKMPFCINSTSTYSAGALSTFSGGSLQADCDFALGYMAVYRLCFGLACFFALMALIMIGVKSSRDPRSSIQNNFWPLKFLICFGAAIGAIFIPDGSFGPSMMWVGLIGGLVFILIQLVIIVDFAHTLAENWIESAENSRGYYYLLAGVTLLGYILSLTGITLLYIYFTTSTACGINKFFISINLILCVVISVISILPAVQERLHHSGLLQSSLVTLYTVYLTWSAVANNPEKECNPGMFGLMESLSNATTTPAPSTHNSKVTFDTTNIIGLVVWLLCILYNCISSAVEVSKITHDNSEKRDTEAGTDANGKSSTDTETEGVFYSWSMFHIVFVCASLYVMMTLTNWYQPNSDIKLFNANEASMWVKIISSWLGVFIYGWSLTAPIILPNRDFS from the exons ATGGGAGCTGTCCTGGGACTCTGTTCCGCCGCCCAG TGCGCTATGTGCTGCGGAGGCACTGCTGCCAGCATGTGCTGCTCGGCCTGCCCCAACTGCAccaactcctcctcctcgcgcTTCATGTACGCCTTCATGCTGTTGGTGGGCACGATCCTGGGAGCCATTGCCCTCTCTCCGGGCTTGCAGGAGACTCTGAAGAAGATGCCCTTCTGCATCAACTCGACTTCCACGTATAGCGCCGGTGCCCTAAGCACATTCTCCGGAGGATCCTTGCAAGCCGACTGTGACTTCGCCCTGGGCTACATGGCCGTTTACAGGCTCTGCTTCGGCTTGGCCTGCTTCTTCGCCCTGATGGCTCTAATTATGATAGGTGTGAAGAGTTCGAGGGACCCGCGATCCAGCATCCAGAACAATTTCTGGCCGCTGAAGTTTCTGATCTGCTTTGGAGCTGCCATTGGCGCCATCTTCATACCGGACGGGTCCTTTGGCCCCTCCATGATGTGGGTGGGGCTAATAGGTGGTCTGGTCTTCATACTCATTCAGCTGGTGATTATTGTGGATTTCGCCCACACTCTGGCTGAGAACTGGATAG AGAGCGCCGAAAACAGTCGTGGGTATTATTATCTTCTAGCTGGGGTCACTCTGCTGGGCTACATCTTATCGTTGACTGGGATTACGCTGCTCTATATCTACTTCACCACT TCCACTGCTTGCGGCATCAACAAGTTCTTCATCTCCATAAACTTGATTCTCTGTGTGGTCATCAGCGTGATCTCGATTCTGCCGGCTGTCCAGGAGCGCTTGCACCACTCAGGACTGTTGCAGAGCTCTCTGGTTACCCTGTACACGGTCTACTTGACCTGGTCGGCTGTGGCCAACAACCCGG AGAAAGAATGCAATCCCGGAATGTTTGGTCTGATGGAGAGCCTAAGCAACGCCACCACCACTCCGGCCCCATCGACCCACAACTCCAAGGTTACCTTCGATACCACCAACATCATCGGCTTGGTCGTGTGGCTCCTGTGCATTCTGTACAACTGCATCAGCTCGGCGGTGGAGGTGTCCAAGATCACCCACGATAACAGCGAGAAGCGTG ACACAGAGGCAGGCACGGATGCCAACGGCAAGTCCAGCACCGACACCGAGACCGAAGGCGTCTTCTACTCCTGGTCCATGTTCCACATTGTCTTCGTGTGCGCCTCGCTCTATGTTATGATGACCCTGACCAACTGGTACCA ACCCAACTCGGACATTAAGCTGTTTAATGCTAATGAGGCTTCCATGTGGGTGAAGATCATCTCCAGCTGGCTGGGCGTTTTCATTTACGGCTGGAGCTTGACTGCCCCGATTATTCTACCCAATCGCGACTTTAGTTAA
- the LOC6493083 gene encoding tyrosine--tRNA ligase, cytoplasmic, with protein MVGLTPADKKALITRNLQETLGDDKLTKILAERDLKIYWGTATTGKPHVAYFVPMSKIADFLKAGCEVTILFADLHAYLDNMKAPWSLLELRTQYYEQVIKAMLSSIGVPLEKLKFVKGSDYQLSKEYTLDVYKLSSVVTQHDAKKAGAEVVKQVEYPLLSGLLYPGLQALDEEYLKVDAQFGGVDQRKIFTFSEKYLPQLGYEKRIHFMNPMVPGLAGGKMSSSEEDSKIDLLDSPANVKKKLKKAFCEPGNIADNGLLSFVKHVLFSLFKEGEGFEVNRGAEHGGDVTFLKYADLEKYYADDKLHPGDLKATVEKYINRLLDPIRKAFESPELQKLSAAAYPPPAKVKAGAAPAAGADEDAPYRLDIRVGKVVEVGRHPDADTLYVLKIDLAEEQPRTIISGLVKFVTQEELDQRLVAVLCNLKPSKMRGILSEGMVLCTSNADHTVVEPIVVPTSAAPGSRLAFEGFSGTPDEQLNPKKKVWEKLSVDFKTNGDGLAVWKDNFLLTPEGEKLSSKLANCSIK; from the exons ATGGTTGGATTAACGCCCGCTGATAAGAAAGCGCTCATAACGCGCAACCTGCAGGAGACGCTCGGCGATGACAAGCTCACGAAGATCCTGGCAGAGCGGGATCTGAAGATCTACTGGGGAACGGCGACGACGGGAAAACCACATGTCGCCTACTTCGTGCCCATGTCGAAGATTGCCGATTTTCTGAAGGCCGGCTGCGAGGTCACCATCCTGTTTGCCGACCTACACGCCTACCTGGACAACATGAAGGCGCCGTGGTCCCTCTTGGAGCTGAGGACCCAGTACTACGAGCAGGTTATCAAGGCCATGTTGAGCTCCATTGGAGTTCCACTCGAGAAGTTGAAGTTTGTGAAGGGCAGCGACTACCAGCTTTCCAAGGAGTACACCCTCGATGTATACAAACTAAGCTCGGTTGTGACCCAGCACGACGCAAAGAAGGCCGGAGCGGAGGTGGTCAAGCAGGTGGAGTACCCCTTACTCTCCGGGTTGCTGTACCCTGGGCTGCAGGCCCTGGACGAGGAGTACCTGAAGGTGGATGCTCAGTTTGGTGGCGTGGATCAGCGTAAAATCTTCACCTTCTCGGAGAAGTACCTGCCCCAACTGGGCTATGAGAAGCGCATCCACTTCATGAACCCCATGG TTCCTGGACTTGCTGGTGGCAAGATGTCCTCCTCCGAGGAAGACTCCAAGATCGACCTGCTGGACTCGCCCGCCAATGTCAAGAAGAAGCTGAAGAAGGCCTTCTGCGAGCCCGGAAACATTGCCGACAATGGACTGCTCTCCTTTGTGAAGCACGTCCTGTTCTCGCTCTTCAAAGAAGGCGAAGGATTCGAGGTGAACCGTGGCGCTGAGCATGGCGGCGACGTTACCTTCCTAAAGTACGCAGATCTGGAGAAGTACTACGCTGACGACAAGTTGCACCCAGGTGATCTGAAGGCCACCGTGGAGAAGTACATCAACCGACTCTTGGATCCCATTCGCAAGGCCTTTGAGAGTCCAGAACTTCA GAAACTTAGTGCTGCTGCTTATCCACCACCCGCAAAGGTCAAGGCTGGAGCTGCTCCAGCAGCCGGCGCTGATGAGGATGCACCCTATCGTCTGGATATCCGCGTGGGCAAGGTTGTTGAGGTGGGACGCCACCCCGATGCCGACACCCTCTACGTCCTTAAGATTGACTTGGCTGAGGAGCAGCCCAGGACAATCATCAGTGGTCTGGTGAAGTTTGTCACTCAGGAGGAGTTGGACCAGCGACTCGTGGCGGTCCTCTGCAATTTGAAGCCCTCCAAGATGCGTGGTATTCTCTCTGAGGGAATGGTTCTATGCACCTCCAA CGCCGATCACACTGTTGTTGAGCCAATTGTAGTCCCGACCTCAGCTGCTCCTGGAAGCCGGCTCGCCTTCGAAGGATTCAGTGGCACGCCCGACGAACAGCTGAATCCCAAGAAGAAGGTGTGGGAGAAGCTCTCCGTTGACTTCAAGACAAACGGCGATGGCTTGGCCGTGTGGAAGGACAACTTCTTGCTGACGCCCGAGGGCGAGAAACTTTCCAGCAAGCTGGCCAACTGCTCTATCAAATAG